In Drosophila nasuta strain 15112-1781.00 chromosome 2R, ASM2355853v1, whole genome shotgun sequence, a single genomic region encodes these proteins:
- the LOC132785194 gene encoding low choriolytic enzyme-like encodes MWLVIVLLGLVSIVSGEYFENYYNEIDIDDELADMKTRNALQNPWQRWPNTQMYYRLSSELSDDEKSNVRSALAVFNEQTCLQFEEVEASAPRRYVYYKKSPNMCGTRVGYNPVPLLGGSSHDVVLTGHCLSKAGIIQHETLHVLGLYHEQSRHDRDDHVVIDYDNIPRKYWSQFMAMSDSATTTYDVPYDFESVMHYPKNAFAKDPSKPTIRALVDGAAVEREMGQVVAPSEGDLFKVRQMYNC; translated from the coding sequence ATGTGGTTAGTAATCGTTTTACTGGGCTTGGTGTCCATTGTCAGTGGCGAGTACTTTGAGAACTATTACAACGAGATTGACATAGATGATGAGCTGGCAGATATGAAGACTCGCAACGCGTTGCAAAATCCTTGGCAACGTTGGCCCAATACCCAAATGTATTATCGCCTCTCCAGCGAATTGAGCGACGATGAAAAGTCGAATGTTCGCTCTGCGTTGGCCGTGTTTAACGAGCAGACCTGTCTGCAGTTCGAGGAGGTGGAAGCATCAGCTCCGCGTCGCTATGTCTACTACAAAAAGTCACCCAATATGTGCGGCACACGAGTGGGTTACAATCCTGTGCCACTTTTGGGCGGCAGCTCTCACGATGTCGTCCTCACCGGGCACTGTCTAAGCAAGGCGGGAATTATCCAGCATGAGACACTGCATGTGCTGGGCTTGTATCATGAGCAGAGTCGTCACGATCGCGATGATCATGTGGTCATCGATTACGATAATATTCCACGCAAATATTGGTCACAATTTATGGCCATGTCGGATTCAGCAACCACCACCTACGATGTGCCCTATGACTTCGAGAGTGTTATGCACTACCCTAAGAATGCCTTCGCCAAGGATCCCAGCAAGCCGACAATACGTGCTCTGGTCGATGGAGCTGCGGTGGAGCGAGAGATGGGCCAAGTGGTGGCGCCTTCTGAGGGCGATCTATTCAAAGTGCGCCAGATGTACAATTGTTAG